In Tachysurus vachellii isolate PV-2020 chromosome 12, HZAU_Pvac_v1, whole genome shotgun sequence, the following are encoded in one genomic region:
- the LOC132854400 gene encoding tripartite motif-containing protein 16-like gives MAEASISVDQDQFMCPVCLDLLKDPVAIPCGHSFCKVCINGCWVQEDQSGVYSCPQCRDTFTPRPVLRRNNMLAEVVEKLKKTEVQAASPDHCYAGPGDVECDFCTGKKYKAVKSCLVCLASCCVIHLKPHLEIPALKKHTIVEASTNLQEKICSEHNKLIEIYCRTDQTCICYLCMMDKHKGHDTDTVTAERSEKQHELKEEQLKSQQRIKEKQKKVQELKQTVNTIKLSAQTAVVDNERIFTELIISMEKKRSEVTEIIRAQEKTELSRTERLLEQLEQEIDDLQRRVIKLEKLSHTHDPIQFLQALASGRRSPPFNKPDFDTSSISVPQYLSFDGVRNFLSNLKKRLEEFCEEDFNKIPPHAAAVQIISPPEPQNREEFLKCFCSLTLDPNTAFRNLILSEKNRVVTGSKIEQQYSDHSERFDTSEQVLCKESVCGRCYWEVEWSGTVEISVSYKDIRRKGHGFDCAFGRNNQSWSLWCTSSSLSFWYNNIKTDLRVPPSSRIGVYVDHSAGTLSFYSTADTIKLIHKVHTTFTQPLYAGFKLDWWFGSTVKLCDSQ, from the exons ATGGCTGAGGCGAGTATTTCAGTAGATCAGGACCAGTTCAtgtgtccagtgtgtctggatctCCTGAAGGATCCAGTGGCTATTCCCtgtggtcacagtttctgtaaggtgtgtattaatggCTGCTGGGTTCAGGAGGATCAGAGCGGAGTTTATAGCTGTCCTCAGTGCAGAGACACTTTCACCCCAAGGCCTGTTCTACGCAGAAACAACATGCTGGCTGAAgtggtggagaaactgaagaagactgAAGTCCAAGCTGCTTCTCCTGATCACTGCTACGCTGGAcctggagatgtggagtgtgatttctgcactgggaaaaaatacaaagcCGTCAAGTCCTGTCTGGTGTGTCTGGCTTCGTGCTGTGTCATTCACCTTAAACCTCATCTTGAAATACCTGCTTTGAAAAAGCACACAATAGTTGAAGCCTCAACAAATCTACAagagaagatctgctctgaacaCAACAAGCTGATTGAGATTTACTGTCGTACTGATCAAACCTGCATCTGTTATTTGTGTATGATGGATAAACACAAAGGAcacgacacagacacagtcacagcAGAAAGATCTGAAAAACAG CATGAGTTAAAGGAGGAGCAGCTGAAATCCCAGCAGAGAATcaaggagaagcagaagaaggtgcaggagctgaaacagactgTGAACACTATAAAG CTCAGTGCACAGACAGCAGTGGTGGACAATGAGAGGATCTTTACTGAGCTGATCATCTCCATGGAGAAAAAGCGCTCGGAGGTGACGGAGATtatcagagctcaggagaagACTGAACTGAGTCGAACTGAACGACTCCTGGAGcaactggagcaggagattgatgatcttcagaggagagtcattAAGCTGgagaagctttcacacacacacgatcccATCCAATTcctccag GCTTTAGCATCTGGGCGTCGGTCCCCTCCATTTAACAAACCAGATTTTGACACGTCGAGCATCAGTGTCCCTCAATATCTGTCATTTGATGGAGTGAGGAATTTTCTCTCAAATCTGAAGAAGAGACTGGAGGAATTCTGTGAGGAGGACTTCAACAAAATCCCTCCACATG ctgcagcagttcagatCATTTCACCACCAGAGccacagaacagagaagagtttctgaaat gtttCTGTTCTCTGACTCTAGATCCCAACACAGCATTCCGTAACCTCATTCTGTCTGAGAAGAACAGAGTGGTGACAGGCAGTAAGATTGAGCAGCAGTACTCTGATCATTCAGAGAGATTTGACACCTCGGAAcaggtgttgtgtaaggagagtgtgtgtggacgctgttactgggaggtggagtggagcgGTACGGTGGAAATTTCAGTCTCGTATAAAGACATAAGAAGGAAAGGACATGGTTTTGACTGTGCATTTGGACGTAACAATCAGTCCTGGAGTCTGTGGTgtacttcttcttctctctcattctggTACAACAACATTAAGACTGATCTCAGAGTTCCTCCTTCCtccagaataggagtgtatgtggatcacagtgcaggaactctgtccttctacagcaCTGCTGATACCATAAAGCTCATCCACAAagtccacaccacattcactcagcctctataCGCTGGGTTCAAGCTTGACTGGTGGTTTGGTTCGACAGTGAAATTGTGTGATTCACAATAA